TGCCACGCGGCAATTATCGCCCGGGAATTGGGCATTCCTGCAGTGGTTGGATGCGGTGATGCAACCAGCGTACTTTCAGACGGCCAAGAAGTTACAGTGTCTTGTGCCGAAGGTGATACAGGCTTGATTTATGCAGGCCTGTTGAATGTAGAAGTTACAGATGTTGCTTTGGATAATATGCCGCAATCACCTGTTAAAATTATGATGAACGTCGGTAATCCTGAGTTGGCATTTAGTTTTGCAAATCTGCCTAGCGAAGGTATCGGTTTGGCACGTATGGAATTTATCATTAACCGTCAAATCGGTATTCACCCTAAAGCTTTGTTGGAGTTTGATAAGCAAGATGATGGTTTGAAAGCGGAAATTACAGAGCGTATTGCAGGTTACGCTTCTCCCGTTGCATTTTATGTAGATAAGATTGCAGAAGGGGTAGCTACTTTAGCGGCTTCTGTTTATCCGCGTAAAGTGATTGTCCGAATGTCTGACTTTAAATCTAACGAATACGCGAACTTAGTGGGCGGTAATATTTACGAACCTCACGAAGAAAATCCTATGTTGGGTTTCCGAGGTGCGGCCCGTTATGTATCTGAAGATTTTAAAGAATGTTTTGCATTGGAATGTCAGGCTCTGAAACGTGTGCGTGATGATATGGGACTGACCAATGTGGAAATTATGATTCCATTCGTGCGCACGCTAAGTGAAGCTGAGTCAGTTGTTAAGGCATTAAAAGAAAACGGCTTAGAGCGTGGTAAAAACGGTTTGCGTTTGATCATGATGTGTGAGCTGCCAAGTAATGCTTTGTTAGCAGAACAGTTCCTCCAGTATTTTGATGGGTTCTCTATCGGTTCTAACGATATGACTCAATTAACTTTGGGTGTAGATAGGGATAGCGGTGGTCCGATTGCAAGTACCTTTGACGAACGTAACCCTGCTGTAAAGGTCATGTTGCATTTGGCTATTTCAGCGTGCCGTAAGCATAATAAATATGTAGGTATTTGCGGTCAGGGTCCTTCTGATCATCCGGATTTCGCTAAATGGTTAGTTGAAGAAGGAATTGAAACTATTTCTTTGAATCCTGACACTGTGATTGAAACATGGTTGTATTTAGCTAAAGAGCTGAATAAATAATCATATATTTAATCTTAAACTAACTAAGATCCAGCTTATTTTAAATGTAAGCTGGATCTTTTGTTTTTAGAGGATAAGTATTTTCCCTATGGAATAATAAAAAACGGCCAATTTATTGGCCGTTTGATAAATTATGCGAATTTAGATTAATGGGCGGCTACTTTAACTTTCTGCCATAAATTTACAGTCAGTTTTTTAGCATCATCACTCATTTGTGGCATCACAAACCCATCTTTCATATCTTGCTCATTAGGGAAAATCGATCGAGTTGCAACTAAGGCAGGATCCATTTTTTCGCGAGCAGGAAGGCTGGCAGGGGCAAAGGTAACGTAATTACCATTTTTAGCAGCAATATCAGCATCTAAAGTATAGTTGATATATTTGTGTGCGTTCGCGATGTTTTTGGCATCGGCAGGAATAAGCCAAGATTCAATCCAAAAGCCCATGCCTTTTGGTGTCAACACTTCTACGCCAACATTGTTTTTTACTTCTTTGGAGCGGGCTTTAGCCATGTTTAAATCTCCACCGTTTCCGGCTGCCAGACAGATGTCACCACGGGCTAATTCATCGATAACAGAAGGGCTAAAGCGTTTGATATCCGGACGAATAGCTTTTAAAACTTCAGCGGCTGCTTTGATGTCATCAGGATTGTCGCCTTTAGGATCTTTGCCCAAATAGTTCAAAACAATCGGGAACATTTCACTGGGCGTATCCCATAAAGCAATACCGCAAGATTTTAATTTATTGGTATATTCAGGTTTAAATAATAAATCCCAACCGTTTTCAGGAAGGTTGTTGCCTAAAATTTCTTTGCCTTTGGCAGTAATTGCTAATGTGTTTACCCCTGAAAAATATGGCACGGCATATTCGTTACCCGGGTCTGCAGATTCCAACATTTTCAACAGTTCAGGGTCTATATTTTTGTAATTGGGGATTAGCTCTTTGTTAACCTTTTGATAGGCACCAGCTTTAATTTGTCGTGGAAGAAAAGCGATACCAGGTACAACCAAGTCATAACCTGATTTTCCTGTCAGCATTTTAGCTTCTAGGGTCTCATTATTTTCATACAAGTCGTATGTCAGGTTTAAATTGTTTGCTTTTTTGAATTCTTCGACAGTACTTTCATCTACATAGTTTGACCAGTTGTAGATGTTGAGCGTGTCGGTAGCGGGCACTTCACCGGCATTGGCAGCAGTTGCAGCAGCATCTGCTTGAGGTTGGGCTGTTTTTTGCTCGCTTTGTCCACCGCAAGCTGTTAAAGCTAATGCGGTTAACATTGTTAATAAAGATTTTTTCATACGGGTTTTTTTCCTGATGAAAGAGTTATTAAGTAATTAAATTATCAAAATTACCACCCCACAAAACCCCGGTGGTAATCCGTAATTATTGTAATAGAAGTGTTAATAAAAATCAAAATGATATCTAAATATGGATAGGATGCTTTACTGTGTATATTGTTATTGGAAGTGAACATATTCGGTTTTAGTGATTGTCGTTTCCAAGATAAAAAATACTGTGGGAATGAAAAAATACTGATAAAAACTTGCATATAATCAGCTAAGTCTTTAAAATCGAACGTTTACGAAATTTTGATTTTCATCAGGAGATTTTATATATGGCCAATAGCGCACAAGCCCGTAAACGTGCTCGCCAAGCTGTTAAACAACGTGCTCATAATGCCAGCTTGCGTACCGCTTTCCGCACTGCAGTAAAAAAAGTATTGAAAGCTGTTGAAGCCGGTGACAAAGCCGCTGCACAAGCAGTATATGCTGAATCAGTTAAAGTGATTGACCGTATCGCCGATAAAGGCGTATTCCACAAAAATAAAGCTGCTCGTCATAAGAGTCGCTTGTCTGCAAAAGTTAAAGCATTAGCTTAAATTATTGCAGTTAACCTAAATCATTTGAAAATACCCCGATGAAACGGACGAGAGTTTGTTTTCGGGGTATTTTAATTTCTTGGCTTTTTCGCTATAAAATGAAAAATAAAATAATTTAAGACTGGTTTTAGTCCCATTATTATGGATTTTGTTTTATGAGAAATATCATGAAAGTACGCAATGTATTTATGGTTGTAGGGGGTAGCCTATTGGTGGAATATGCTTTCGCTAACGGGGCTGATGCAGCTTGGCAATGCACCTTGTTACAGGATAATACTGCCCGTTTGGCATGTTTTGATCAGGTTTATGGTGCGCAGCTTCCTTCTAGGCAAATATTTCACCAGGAAAATAAAAGAAAGCAGCCATCTAAATCTATTGATTTAGTCAAGACGGTTGATGCAAGCTTGAGTAACCAAGAAGCAACAATCGTATTTAGCGATATTAGCCAGACTAAACAACAGCAAGAAAGCGGTGGTTTTGAAAAGGCTGATGTTCAGCAGAATATTGTTGCCGACTCTTATACTCCTTTAAGCATTATGTACGATTTGGACCAAAATGATTCAAGAGGACTGTTTTCTGTGAGGGAACATGAACCTATGTATTTAATTCCTTTTTGGTACAATCGGGCCCCTAATTTTCATCCGGAAACTTCTGCAAGAGGAAGAACCGAAGCGGCGAGATTTTCAGAACAGAGACGTTTGGAATCGAAAATGCAGGTGTCTTTCAAAACCAAGCTTTGGGAGGATGTTTTTAAAACAAGGGCTGATCTCTGGTTTGGATATACACAAAAGTCTGATTGGCAAGTTTATAACCAAGGTACTAAATCGGCGCCATTCCGCAATACGGATTACTCTCCTGAAGTTTTATTAACTCAACCGGTTAAGTCAGATTTGCCCTTGGGTGGAAAGTTACGTGTTTTAGGTTTGGGCTTTGTACATCAATCTAACGGCCAAAGCCGGCCGGAGTCTCGTTCCTGGAATCGAATGTATGCCATGGCAGGCATGGAGTGGGGTAAGCTTACAGTGATTCCTAAAGTATGGCTCAGAACATTTGATCAAAGCGGAAAAGAAGACGATAACCCTGATATCAATCACTTTATGGGTTATGGAGATGTTAAATTACAGTATCGCTTTAATGATAAACAAACTTTGGCTTCGGTAATCCGCTACAATTTGAAGACAGGAAAAGGCTCTGTTGAGGCAGGTTATACATTCCCATTAAAAGGCAAACTGAAAGCTTATGTCCGCGGTTTTCACGGTTATGGTGAAAGCTTGATTGACTATAATCATAAGCAGACAGGTTTAGGTATGGGGTTAATGTTTAATGACTGGGACGGCATATAAATGCCAATTTGATTTTGCAGATACATTTCTTATTATTTCAACACGTATTATAATACTCCGTTGGCGTCAATAATTAATTGGATACTGGTGTATGGCAGACAATGTGGCTCCGGGCGGTAAATTGGCAAGGGCTCTAAAAAAGTACCTGATTACAGGGGTGTTGGTATGGTTGCCGATAGCAGTTACCGTTTGGGTGATTACTTATATTATATCGGCTTCGGATCAGCTGTTTAATTTATTGCCCGCTCATTGGCAGCCGAAATATTTTTTAGGTATTGATGTCCCCGGTTTAGGAGTAGTGGCAGCTGTTTTTATTCTGTTTGCAACAGGTGTGTTTGCTGCCAATGTATTGGGTAAACAGATTATTTCCGCTTGGGATAAGTTCTGGGGAAAAATTCCGGTAGTCAAATCTATTTATTCAAGCGTGAAAAAAGTATCTGAGTCGTTATTGTCTGATAACAGCCGTTCTTTTAAAACGCCTGTATTGGTACCGTTTCCCCAGCCGAATATATGGACCATTGGCTTTGTGTCCGGCAGCTTGTCCGAACATATTGTAAAAGCCTTGCCTGATGAGGATTTTATTTCAGTTTATGTACCGACTACGCCCAATCCTACGGGCGGATATTATGTGATGGTAAGGAAGCATGATATCCAGGAGTTGGATATGAGTGTTGATGAGGCTTTGAAATATGTGATTTCGTTGGGTATGGTAATGCCGGACGAGGCTGTCAAATCCAAAATACTGTTGCAAGACAAAACGGCGGTTTGATTTACTGAGAATAAAAATACCCGGTTCGATATTTTGAGTGTTGGCGGTATTTTAAAATAAGTAATTTTTCAGACGGCCTTGCTAATCAATTTCAAGATGAAAAAATAAAAAGGTGAATTTATGCGTACCAACTATTGTGGCTTAATCAGCGAACAATATTTAGACCAAACCGTTACCGTGAAAGGCTGGGTGCATCGCCGCCGCGACCACGGCGGTGTGATTTTTATCGACTTGCGCGACCGCGAAGGCATCGTGCAGGTGGTGATTGACCCCGACACACCGGAAGCCTTTAAAACCGCCGATTCAGCCCGTAACGAATACGTGTTAAGCATTACCGGTAAGGTACGCAACCGCCCCGAAGGGACGGCCAACGATAAAATGATTTCCGGCAAGATTGAAATTTTGGCGAAAGAAATCGAGATTTTAAACACTGCCGCCACGCCTCCCTTCCAAATCGACGACGAAAACATCAGCGAAAACGTGCGCCTGACCAACCGCGTTATCGACCTGCGCCGCCCGCAAATGCAGCGCAACCTGCGCCTGCGCTACCAAGTAGCCATGGGCGTGCGCCGTTATTTGGATGCACAAGGCTTTATCGACATCGAAACGCCGATGCTGACCCGTTCCACTCCCGAAGGCGCGCGCGACTACCTCGTGCCCAGCCGCGTGCATCCGGGCGAGTTTTTCGCTTTGCCGCAATCTCCGCAGCTGTTCAAACAACTGCTGATGGTGGCCGGTTTCGACCGTTATTACCAAATCACCAAATGCTTCCGCGATGAAGATTTGCGTGCCGACCGCCAGCCCGAATTCACCCAAATCGATATTGAAACCTCGTTCTTAAGCGAGAACGAAATCATGGACATCACCGAAGGCATGGCCAAACAGGTGTTCAAAGACGCATTGGGCGTGGAATTGGGCGATTTTCCACGTATGCCGTTCTCCGAAGCCATGTTCTACTACGGTTCCGACAAACCCGATATGCGCGTGTCGCTCAAATTCACCGAGTTGACCGACTTGATGAAAACCGAAGAATTCAAAGTATTCCGTGCTGCAGCCGACATGAAAGGCGGCCGCGTGGTGGCTTTGCGTGTGCCGAACGGTGCGAAATTAAGCCGAAAAGACATCGACGAATACACCAAATTTGTCGGCATCTACGGCGCGAAAGGCTTGGCTTACATCAAAGTCAACGACGTGAGCAACATCACCAACGGCGAAGACAGCGGCCTGCAATCTCCGATTGTGAAATTCCTGTCTGAAAACTGCCTGAAAGAAATCATTGCCAAAACCGAAGCGCAAAACGGCGACATCATTTTCTTCGGTGCCGACAAAGCCAAGATTGTGAATGAAGCCATCGGCGCATTGCGTATCAAAGTCGGCCACGAACACGGCGCGGAAAACGGCTACTTCGTGGACGAGTGGAAACCGTTGTGGGTGGTTGATTTCCCGATGTTTGAATACGACGAAGAAAACGACCGCTATGCCGCCATGCACCATCCGTTTACTTCGCCGAAACAAGGCCATGAAGATTTGATGGAAAGCGATCCCGAAAACTGCTTGGCGCGTGCCTACGATATGGTGCTGAACGGCTGGGAAATCGGCGGCGGCTCTATCCGTATCCACCGTGCCGACATTCAGGAAAAAGTGTTCGCCGCCCTGAAAATCACTCCGGAAGAGCAGCAAAACAAATTCGGCTTCCTGCTGGACAACCTGAAATTCGGTGCGCCTCCGCACGGCGGTTTGGCGTTCGGTTTAGACCGTTTGGTCACTTTGATGACCGGTGCCGAATCCATTCGCGACGTGATTGCTTTCCCGAAAACCCAGCGCGCACAATGCTTGCTGACCAATGCGCCGAATGCGGTTGACGAGAAACAACTGCGCGAGTTAAGCCTGCGCTTGCGTGCGAAAGCGACTGAAAACAAAGAAGCATAAGATTCTTTAATTGAAAAAACCGAGGCCGTCTGAAAATTTTTCAGACGGCCTGTTTTCATTATATATATGGCTTAAAAGAGTTTTTCATGTTTATGGTAAGATTTGTATTTTGAGAGTAGCGATTTTAGATTTCTTAATCGTTAGCAGTCATAGTTAATAAAGAGACATAAGATTCCGGGCTTGGGAAAATAAGGCCGTCTGAAAATTTCAGACGGCCTTTATTGATGAGATTATCCTGTTTAAAAGTTTTTTTCTACGGTAACGGATAGGTTGGTATTTTTTCGAGTTGCCCATGCTTGATTACTGTTAACCGTGTAGCGGTGAAAGTTTAATTTGGGTTTAAAGCCTTTATAAGACAGTTTGTTGTGGCTTAAGCTGATATTCCATGTTGTTTCTTTGTTTCTTTGTGATTCGTTGCTTAAGCTGGCAATGCCTTTGTAATTGCGTTTGGCTTGGGTGTAAAAAATACTGCTCTCGAGTCCGCCGGTATGTTTCCAATGTTGGATCCATCCCAAGCTGAATGCATGACGGTTATAAGCGGCGTTGTTTTGCTTAGAGTGGATTTGTTTGTGTTTGGGAATGAAGCGGTTGAATTGATAGCTGCCGATTAATAGCATATCGGGTGTGATTTGATACGCTAAGGATGTATAGAAGCTGTCTTGCAAACCGTTATTCAATTTGGCTCTGTTTGCTTCTCTATAGTCTACAGCATATCGCTCGAATGAATATTGACTTTGCATTTTGTTGGAATGGGTATGGGTGTAAGCAATCTGTGCGCCTATTCCATGGTTAAGCATATAAGGCAGAACCCGCTTTGACTTTTTAGGTTTGCTGCTGAAGTCGTCGCTTCCGCCAAATTGGGCTTGGTAAAAGGGCTTAATCGATAAAGAGTGTCGGTAATCCTGCCATTGCCAGCCCAGATGGATTCTGGAAAAAGCATGGTCGTATTCGGATTTTTTATCCAGGAAATAGCTTGTTCCGTTGATATGACTTTGAAAGATTAAGTTATGGTTTGTTTTCAGCGGCATGAGCTTGCTTATACCCAAGTGGTAGGAAAGGCCTGTTGCTGAAACAGGTGTTTCTGTTGAACATACGCGGTTGCTTATGCAGTATTTCGGGGGAGCATCGTTGATGTTTGATTGGCGGGTAGGGGTCAGTCCAGCATTTAGTTGCCAAGCAGTGGTATTTCTTATGGTGTTTTGAAACCGTGCGATATTGTATTTTACATTTTTAGGGGTTTCCGGTTGGGAAAAAACGGTGTTGAAGTGATTGAGAGATTCTGACCATTGCTTGTCTTCAAACTGCATGGCAGCAAGATCCAACCTGATTCGCGGATTTTCAGGGATTTCTTGTAATAAGTTGTTATAGATTTTAATGGCGGATTTATAGTCTTTTTTCAGATATGCGAGCGTTCCTGAGGCTTGTTGCCGCATCGCAGGATTTTGATGTTGTTCAGGCAGCATGGCGTAGGCTTCAGAAAGAGAGGTCAGTAAGTCTTGCTGCTTGGTATCGATGGCTTGTTGCATTAGAGCAGTCAGCAGCTCCGGATTTTGGATTAAATCTTGATTGGTAATGGTGGGTACAGTGGTTTGATTGGCAGAATGTTCCTGCGCTTGGGTAGTTTGGTGCGATTGTTTTTGCAACGTTTCAACCCATTGCTCTTGTTGTATTTGTTCTGATTGCTGATCAGTGGGTGGATGGATGATTGATGCGGTAGTTAAATTTGATATCGGGATTATTATTAAGGTTAATAATATTTTTTTCATATTAGTATTTGTTTCTAAAAGTTTTTGAATCTATTTATAAAGTTATCTAATCGACTTGTAAAAAAATGTTATTAAATAATTGATAAACGCAATAATATCATCTATCATAGAAAATAGTAATAATTATCGTTAAATTGGGAAATTTCGTAATTTTTAAAAATTTCTATTTTTGAAAGTGGATGCTATGAGTAAAAAAATATTATGCCTTTTGCCTATTTCTTTGTTGGCGGCATGTGCCGGAGGCGGAACCGCTGAACCAAGTACGCCTTTTGCTATTCCGGTTTTAAAAGAAACAAAGATTGTAAACGATAAATCTGAGATTTCGTTTGAAGCAGGTGTTTTGCATGCTGATGATAGCAAGCTGGTAACGCTTCATACTTTGGATGATCCGAAGCAGGCGAAATTGCGGAAGTTGGATATACATCATCATGGTAATTTCGGTCCAAGAGTTGATGATGCTTTTGTTTATCAGACACCCGATGGGAAGTTATTCAGATTCGGTACTTATAACACGCCTATACTTCAGGACGGCTTTTCTCCGAGCTACACTCTTAAAAATTCTCATGAGGGCCAGGCAACAGAAAATGGCGGACGTTTGTTTGCCTGTTGCTCTTTCCAATGGAGGCAGGCATCTGCGACGAGATTGGACAACGTCGGTTACGGAGCATGGATTGATCCGAACGGTAAAGTCGATTTGTTTGTCGGCGGTGTGCCTGCAGATGTAGCGAAAATGCAAGGTGCTTGGAATAATGAAGGCAAGCCTAAAGGTACGGCAATCTATGAAGTATGGGGTGTTCGTGAGAAAGGCGGAAAATTTGTGACTTCTTCATACACCGGCTTCTCAACTCCGACTGATGGCAAATATCCTCGTGGCAAGCCTGAGGCTTCTTATATTTTAGTTAATTTTAATACCAATAAATTAGGCGGAACCATTTTGGGTAATCAAGATTATGGTCCGGATGTTGTGATGGGTAATGTTGATATTGTCGGTAATAGTTTTAGTGGCTCGGCTAAGTCAGGTGGAGTTAACGGCAATGTTGAAGGTAAGTTTTTTTCTTCTGATGGTAAAGAGATTGGCGGCAAAGTGGTATTTGACCAAAGCCGTTCTTTAGATACCGTATTCGGCGGCATGCGTGATAAATATAACCCTAGTGATGAATCGCTTGATTTACCCACTATCGCCAAATAATTGTTACAAAGGAAAGTAAAATGTCATTTCCGTTTAAACCGGCTTTTTTAGCATTAATGGTTGCTCAGGTTTATCCTTTGGCGGTTTACGCCGAGACTGCTCCGCAAAATTCTAGTACACCTGAAGCTGCCAATACCACTACTTTGGAAGCAGTAAAAGTACGTGGTCAGCGTCGTGTTCAAAATTTGGGAGAAGAACGTGTCCGCCGTAAAGCACTGGATGAGAGAATGGTGCAAGACGAGCATGATTTGGTTCGTTATGATCCCGGTGTAACCGTTGTAGAAGGCGGTCGTGCCGGCTCCAACGGCTTTGCTATTCGTGGTGTGGATAAAGACCGTGTTGCTATTAATGTGGACGGTTTGGCGCAGGCTGAAAGCCGTTCTTCAGAAGCATTCCAAGAGTTGTTTGGTGCTTACGGCAACTTCAATGCAAACCGAAATGCAGCTGAAATTGAACATATTTCAGAAGTAACCATTACCAAAGGTGCGGATTCTTTAAAATCCGGTAGCGGTGCGTTGGGTGGTGCGATTAATTACAAAACCAAATCTCCAAGCGATTATTTAAACGATGAGAAAAATTATTTCTTGGGCTTGAAAACCGGTTATGTAGGAAGGAATAATCAGCGTTTCAGCAGCATGACTGCAGCAGGGCGTTTCAAAGGTTTTGAGGCTTTGGGTGTGTACACACGAAGAAAAGGTGATGAAACCAAAAATAATGCTAAATCGTTGGTATATGAAGTTAAAGACACCAATAAAGTGTATAACCCGGCTGACCCAAGTATTAGTATGACTGATATCCATTATCCTGATCGGATTAAATCATATGGTAAGTTAAGAAGTTTACCTGATCCGCAAAGATGGAATGCCGAAAGCGTGTTGTTGAAAGGCGGCTACCGTTTTGGTTTTAGTGATAAGGATGAAAACTATTTCGGTGCGGTTTTTGAAGAAAGCAGAAACGACAGAAAAACCGAAGAGCTGTCTAATTTGTTTGCCTCAGATTTCTCAGGTAATGCGAGTGCGGATACCCGTAACCGTCAAGATGTTAGTTATAGAAAACGGGTTGGTTTTGAATTTGAAAACCGTATTAATGATGTTGCTTGGTGGCCTTGGGATGAAATCAAATTCCGTTGGGACAAGCAAGATATCTTAATGAATACTTGGACATGGGATTTACCGACTAATTATGCTTTAAAAGGCATTAACAGCGAAGTTTACCATTCGTTCCGTCAATTGAAACAATATAGTCAGCAAAGCCGAATAGATGCAGAGAAAACCATTGAGTTTGATTCTTTCCCTTTGGCATGGGCTATGCAGTACGGATTGGGTTGGGGTAAAGGCAGTAATGAGAATGACGACCAAACTTATTTTGCCAGACTGCATGATAGAAATATTATGACTTCAAGCTCGGGGCAGCGTACTTTCTTGACCGAGAGTGAATCAAAAAACAGAAATTTATACTGGAATCATATTTTCCGTTTCGGTGGACAGCAGCAGTATAAATTGAATTTGGGTTGGCGGCACGACCGCGTTCAAAGTAAAGCCTTGGATAATCCGACTTATCCGCAATCGTTGAAATTATTGGTGCCCGGTTTGGGAAACGGTACAACGCATAAAGGCAACAGCTACAGC
Above is a genomic segment from Neisseria weaveri containing:
- a CDS encoding extracellular solute-binding protein; its protein translation is MKKSLLTMLTALALTACGGQSEQKTAQPQADAAATAANAGEVPATDTLNIYNWSNYVDESTVEEFKKANNLNLTYDLYENNETLEAKMLTGKSGYDLVVPGIAFLPRQIKAGAYQKVNKELIPNYKNIDPELLKMLESADPGNEYAVPYFSGVNTLAITAKGKEILGNNLPENGWDLLFKPEYTNKLKSCGIALWDTPSEMFPIVLNYLGKDPKGDNPDDIKAAAEVLKAIRPDIKRFSPSVIDELARGDICLAAGNGGDLNMAKARSKEVKNNVGVEVLTPKGMGFWIESWLIPADAKNIANAHKYINYTLDADIAAKNGNYVTFAPASLPAREKMDPALVATRSIFPNEQDMKDGFVMPQMSDDAKKLTVNLWQKVKVAAH
- the rpsT gene encoding 30S ribosomal protein S20, with the protein product MANSAQARKRARQAVKQRAHNASLRTAFRTAVKKVLKAVEAGDKAAAQAVYAESVKVIDRIADKGVFHKNKAARHKSRLSAKVKALA
- a CDS encoding phospholipase A, whose amino-acid sequence is MRNIMKVRNVFMVVGGSLLVEYAFANGADAAWQCTLLQDNTARLACFDQVYGAQLPSRQIFHQENKRKQPSKSIDLVKTVDASLSNQEATIVFSDISQTKQQQESGGFEKADVQQNIVADSYTPLSIMYDLDQNDSRGLFSVREHEPMYLIPFWYNRAPNFHPETSARGRTEAARFSEQRRLESKMQVSFKTKLWEDVFKTRADLWFGYTQKSDWQVYNQGTKSAPFRNTDYSPEVLLTQPVKSDLPLGGKLRVLGLGFVHQSNGQSRPESRSWNRMYAMAGMEWGKLTVIPKVWLRTFDQSGKEDDNPDINHFMGYGDVKLQYRFNDKQTLASVIRYNLKTGKGSVEAGYTFPLKGKLKAYVRGFHGYGESLIDYNHKQTGLGMGLMFNDWDGI
- a CDS encoding DUF502 domain-containing protein, with the protein product MADNVAPGGKLARALKKYLITGVLVWLPIAVTVWVITYIISASDQLFNLLPAHWQPKYFLGIDVPGLGVVAAVFILFATGVFAANVLGKQIISAWDKFWGKIPVVKSIYSSVKKVSESLLSDNSRSFKTPVLVPFPQPNIWTIGFVSGSLSEHIVKALPDEDFISVYVPTTPNPTGGYYVMVRKHDIQELDMSVDEALKYVISLGMVMPDEAVKSKILLQDKTAV
- the aspS gene encoding aspartate--tRNA ligase — encoded protein: MRTNYCGLISEQYLDQTVTVKGWVHRRRDHGGVIFIDLRDREGIVQVVIDPDTPEAFKTADSARNEYVLSITGKVRNRPEGTANDKMISGKIEILAKEIEILNTAATPPFQIDDENISENVRLTNRVIDLRRPQMQRNLRLRYQVAMGVRRYLDAQGFIDIETPMLTRSTPEGARDYLVPSRVHPGEFFALPQSPQLFKQLLMVAGFDRYYQITKCFRDEDLRADRQPEFTQIDIETSFLSENEIMDITEGMAKQVFKDALGVELGDFPRMPFSEAMFYYGSDKPDMRVSLKFTELTDLMKTEEFKVFRAAADMKGGRVVALRVPNGAKLSRKDIDEYTKFVGIYGAKGLAYIKVNDVSNITNGEDSGLQSPIVKFLSENCLKEIIAKTEAQNGDIIFFGADKAKIVNEAIGALRIKVGHEHGAENGYFVDEWKPLWVVDFPMFEYDEENDRYAAMHHPFTSPKQGHEDLMESDPENCLARAYDMVLNGWEIGGGSIRIHRADIQEKVFAALKITPEEQQNKFGFLLDNLKFGAPPHGGLAFGLDRLVTLMTGAESIRDVIAFPKTQRAQCLLTNAPNAVDEKQLRELSLRLRAKATENKEA
- a CDS encoding porin family protein, translating into MKKILLTLIIIPISNLTTASIIHPPTDQQSEQIQQEQWVETLQKQSHQTTQAQEHSANQTTVPTITNQDLIQNPELLTALMQQAIDTKQQDLLTSLSEAYAMLPEQHQNPAMRQQASGTLAYLKKDYKSAIKIYNNLLQEIPENPRIRLDLAAMQFEDKQWSESLNHFNTVFSQPETPKNVKYNIARFQNTIRNTTAWQLNAGLTPTRQSNINDAPPKYCISNRVCSTETPVSATGLSYHLGISKLMPLKTNHNLIFQSHINGTSYFLDKKSEYDHAFSRIHLGWQWQDYRHSLSIKPFYQAQFGGSDDFSSKPKKSKRVLPYMLNHGIGAQIAYTHTHSNKMQSQYSFERYAVDYREANRAKLNNGLQDSFYTSLAYQITPDMLLIGSYQFNRFIPKHKQIHSKQNNAAYNRHAFSLGWIQHWKHTGGLESSIFYTQAKRNYKGIASLSNESQRNKETTWNISLSHNKLSYKGFKPKLNFHRYTVNSNQAWATRKNTNLSVTVEKNF
- a CDS encoding Slam-dependent surface lipoprotein, translated to MSKKILCLLPISLLAACAGGGTAEPSTPFAIPVLKETKIVNDKSEISFEAGVLHADDSKLVTLHTLDDPKQAKLRKLDIHHHGNFGPRVDDAFVYQTPDGKLFRFGTYNTPILQDGFSPSYTLKNSHEGQATENGGRLFACCSFQWRQASATRLDNVGYGAWIDPNGKVDLFVGGVPADVAKMQGAWNNEGKPKGTAIYEVWGVREKGGKFVTSSYTGFSTPTDGKYPRGKPEASYILVNFNTNKLGGTILGNQDYGPDVVMGNVDIVGNSFSGSAKSGGVNGNVEGKFFSSDGKEIGGKVVFDQSRSLDTVFGGMRDKYNPSDESLDLPTIAK
- a CDS encoding TonB-dependent hemoglobin/transferrin/lactoferrin family receptor; the protein is MSFPFKPAFLALMVAQVYPLAVYAETAPQNSSTPEAANTTTLEAVKVRGQRRVQNLGEERVRRKALDERMVQDEHDLVRYDPGVTVVEGGRAGSNGFAIRGVDKDRVAINVDGLAQAESRSSEAFQELFGAYGNFNANRNAAEIEHISEVTITKGADSLKSGSGALGGAINYKTKSPSDYLNDEKNYFLGLKTGYVGRNNQRFSSMTAAGRFKGFEALGVYTRRKGDETKNNAKSLVYEVKDTNKVYNPADPSISMTDIHYPDRIKSYGKLRSLPDPQRWNAESVLLKGGYRFGFSDKDENYFGAVFEESRNDRKTEELSNLFASDFSGNASADTRNRQDVSYRKRVGFEFENRINDVAWWPWDEIKFRWDKQDILMNTWTWDLPTNYALKGINSEVYHSFRQLKQYSQQSRIDAEKTIEFDSFPLAWAMQYGLGWGKGSNENDDQTYFARLHDRNIMTSSSGQRTFLTESESKNRNLYWNHIFRFGGQQQYKLNLGWRHDRVQSKALDNPTYPQSLKLLVPGLGNGTTHKGNSYSLGFDWRFHPNFNFLAKYSSGFRAPTSDENWLLFPHPDFYLLASPKLKHETAKNYELGIAGSGKAGEFRLSGFKTKYRDFIELAYLGPSNLTTRIAMLSNGDKLLGAPVWQNVNRASANVNGIEFQGKWNLDSIGLSKGMHTGLVASYIKGKSKHENGKNYPINALAPWSATWSLGYDAPSKRWGLTTFVTHTARKKPEDTIRSSDERDEPFPFARHSGNYTLWDMAGYYNFGKHVTLRAGVYNITNREYYSWDSLRSIREFGTVNRVDNCNVGNGPQHATCAHAGITRFSAPGRTFNVTLEARF